One Carassius auratus strain Wakin chromosome 3, ASM336829v1, whole genome shotgun sequence genomic region harbors:
- the LOC113048261 gene encoding rho GTPase-activating protein 27-like isoform X1 — protein MTSLHSLGLVLVEFEYEYEGRDGHMVSIKPNERYILLAKTNNHWWHVCKDERAKPFYIPAKYVKELPPLDFREPAVKPAVPDLTEARKSDEVKIRLHSKENYRKTDNRMSTFGVPLDLHEPPSYKHGGPSDSLISLNTVSASDSSRPKKRMSQAANLLSGSRTETVPEKFRVPSFSPADPLHKPIPVKPVELPIIKNLNETKPHRKSPELESPITPESESSSSEPLPSPDSENIYESISDLNLDLSTLTDKATAGLPNAQTNTSCSPLTIKTENDPTTAVYANVTDLKKTVPCPSNSSASTCSSPGIPLSPSPDSAFPTNSDEWQVHTDHDSGKEYYYNPETGQSSWSDTRSPEGMESVSFPTPVSTPSSAHSQGSDWEQLLDETTGRHYYYNHILKQTSWSAPEPSQPPSSTDRAHSHGKEANAPPPLPEEDYPTNQCEDSHISLQLPKDFQLPQIKHAVIPRAAVDMHKDVPVGWTDSVGADGKSVFTNELTHEQWIQSKDDKGKMYYYLKDGSKSQWSLPEVCASVPPGQPISGNGIEQNAHPVLNNWRHTQFNVSQEDLQKFSPSHRRIASDNVSDASSSGNSPESQHYDKRLRRWRNLSSRSTDSHSHHSSLEKAGILNKTKVAENGKRLRKNWAQSWTVLHDGILTFHKDPKFTPTGMSTKSNQIVPEYTVELKGATLSWASKEKSSKKNVLELKTRHGSEYLIQYDTDSIIHDWHKIILDTIRLLQDHNHFSEDEVEDIPEKPPLPADKERKNESSRLSSSSSIDLDQGRVRTKLRKFLQRRPTLQSVKEKGYIKENVFGCHLDTLCHRENTTVPKFMDKCIRSIEKRGLKIDGIYRVSGNLAVIQKLRYKADHEEALDLEDGQWEEIHVITGALKLFLRELPEPLFPFSFFDRFIAAIQMSDYSQKVSYIRDLVRNLPLPNHDTMEVLFRHLRKVIEHGELNRMSVQNMAIVFGPTLLRPQEESNITMHMVFQNQIVELILNEFTDLFQTK, from the exons ATGACGTCCTTACACAGTCTGGGCCTGGTGCTGGTGGAGTTTGAATATGAATACGAGGGACGGGATGGTCACATGGTGTCCATTAAACCCAACGAGCGCTACATCCTCCTGGCCAAAACAAACAATCACTGGTGGCACGTTTGCAAAGATGAACGAGCCAAGCCATTTTATATCCCTGCTAAATACGTAAAGGAGCTTCCACCTCTAGACTTCAGAGAGCCTGCTGTGAAGCCTGCGGTGCCTGACCTCACAGAGGCCCGCAAATCAGATGAGGTGAAAATTAGACTTCACTCCAAAGAGAATTACCGCAAGACAGACAACCGCATGTCGACATTTGGAGTTCCTTTGGATTTACATGAGCCTCCTTCTTATAAACATGGCGGACCTTCAGACTCCCTCATTTCCCTGAACACGGTCTCTGCCTCAGACTCATCACGTCCGAAGAAGAGGATGAGTCAAGCAGCCAATCTGCTGTCCGGCTCTCGCACTGAAACGGTGCCTGAAAAGTTTCGAGTGCCCAGCTTCAGCCCAGCTGACCCCCTACATAAACCTATCCCTGTCAAACCTGTGGAGCTCCCCATCATCAAGAACCTAAATGAGACCAAGCCTCACAGGAAGTCTCCAGAGCTGGAATCCCCAATAACGCCAGAAAGTGAAAGCTCTAGCTCAGAACCACTGCCATCACCAGACTCTGAGAATATTTATGAATCCATATCGGATCTGAATCTGGACCTGTCGACACTGACAGACAAAGCAACTGCTGGATTGCCAAACGCTCAGACCAACACATCATGCTCACCTCTAACAATAAAG ACAGAGAATGACCCCACCACGGCAGTGTATGCCAACGTTACTGACCTGAAGAAGACTGTTCCTTGCCCTTCAAACTCCTCTGCCTCAACGTGCTCGTCGCCCGGCATCCCCCTCAGTCCTTCTCCAGACTCCGCCTTCCCGACCAACTCAGACGAATGGCAGGTCCATACCGACCACGACAGCGGTAAGGAGTATTACTACAACCCTGAAACAGGACAGAGCAGTTGGTCTGATACCCGAAGCCCTGAAGGTATGGAGTCCGTGTCCTTCCCCACACCTGTGTCCACCCCATCCTCTGCACACTCGCAGGGCTCTGACTGGGAGCAGCTTTTGGATGAGACCACTGggagacattattattataatcacattTTGAAGCAAACCTCTTGGAGTGCCCCAGAGCCATCGCAGCCTCCATCCTCCACAGACAGGGCACACAGTCATGGGAAGGAGGCAAACGCACCG CCACCTCTTCCAGAGGAGGACTATCCAACAAATCAATGTGAGGATTCCCATATTTCTCTTCAGCTCCCTAAGGATTTCCAGTTGCCCCAAATCAAGCACGCTGTCATCCCTAGGGCTGCTGTGGACATGCATAAAGACGTCCCCGTGGGCTGGACTGACTCTGTAGGGGCCGATGGAAAATCTGTCTTCACAAATGAACTCACACATGAACAG TGGATCCAGTCTAAGGATGACAAAGGGAAGATGTATTACTACTTAAAAGATGGGTCTAAATCTCAGTGGAGCCTTCCAGAGGTCTGT GCTTCAGTCCCGCCTGGGCAGCCAATCAGTGGAAATGGAATAGAACAAAATGCTCACCCCGTTTTGAACAACTGGAGACACACCCAGTTTAACGTATCTCAGGAAGACCTG CAGAAATTTTCCCCCTCACACAGGCGGATCGCCTCCGACAATGTCAGTGATGCATCTAGTTCAGGGAATTCACCAGAATCACAGCATTAT GATAAAAGGTTAAGACGGTGGAGGAACCTGTCCAGTCGCAGCACAGATTCACATTCTCATCAT TCATCACTGGAGAAGGCTGGGATTCTCAACAAGACTAAAGTTGCTGAGAATGGAAAAAGGCTGAG GAAGAACTGGGCGCAGTCATGGACTGTTCTCCATGATGGCATACTCACTTTCCACAAAGACCCTAAATTTACACCCACAGGGATGTCT ACCAAGAGCAATCAGATCGTCCCAGAGTACACAGTGGAACTGAAAGGAGCGACTTTATCATGGGCGTCTAAAGAAAAGTCAAGCAAGAAGAATGTTCTAGAG CTCAAGACACGTCACGGCTCTGAGTATTTGATACAGTATGACACAGACAGCATCATACACGACTGGCACAAGATCATTCTGGACACCATCAGACTGCTG CAGGACCATAACCATTTCTCAGAGGACGAAGTGGAAGATATCCCAGAAAAACCTCCATTACCTGCAGATAAAGAAAGGAAGAATGAAT CATCAAGACTGAGTTCTTCAAGTAGCATAGACTTAGATCAGGGCCGTGTTCGCACCAAGCTGCGCAAGTTCCTCCAGCGGCGGCCCACCCTTCAGTCGGTCAAAGAGAAGGGCTACATCAAAG AGAATGTGTTTGGCTGCCACCTAGACACCCTCTGTCATCGGGAAAACACTACCGTGCCCAAGTTTATGGACAAATGCATAAGATCTATTGAGAAAAGGG GTCTGAAAATAGATGGAATCTACAGAGTGAGCGGGAACCTGGCTGTCATCCAGAAGCTGCGGTATAAAGCAGATCATG AAGAGGCTCTGGATCTGGAGGATGGCCAGTGGGAAGAGATCCATGTGATCACTGGAGCTCTGAAGCTTTTCCTACGTGAACTTCCTGAGCCTCTTTTCCCCTTCAGCTTTTTTGATAGGTTCATCGCTGCCATTC AAATGAGTGACTACAGCCAGAAAGTGTCATATATTCGAGATCTGGTGAGAAACCTGCCTTTGCCCAACCATGACACCATGGAGGTTCTCTTCAGACATCTTCGAAA GGTGATTGAACATGGTGAGCTGAACCGCATGTCTGTCCAAAATATGGCCATCGTGTTTGGCCCAACGTTGCTGAGACCACAGGAGGAGTCCAACATCACCATGCACATGGTCTTCCAGAACCAGATCGTGGAGCTGATTCTCAACGAGTTCACTGACCTCTTCCAAACCAAATGA
- the LOC113048261 gene encoding rho GTPase-activating protein 27-like isoform X2, which yields MTSLHSLGLVLVEFEYEYEGRDGHMVSIKPNERYILLAKTNNHWWHVCKDERAKPFYIPAKYVKELPPLDFREPAVKPAVPDLTEARKSDEVKIRLHSKENYRKTDNRMSTFGVPLDLHEPPSYKHGGPSDSLISLNTVSASDSSRPKKRMSQAANLLSGSRTETVPEKFRVPSFSPADPLHKPIPVKPVELPIIKNLNETKPHRKSPELESPITPESESSSSEPLPSPDSENIYESISDLNLDLSTLTDKATAGLPNAQTNTSCSPLTIKTENDPTTAVYANVTDLKKTVPCPSNSSASTCSSPGIPLSPSPDSAFPTNSDEWQVHTDHDSGKEYYYNPETGQSSWSDTRSPEGMESVSFPTPVSTPSSAHSQGSDWEQLLDETTGRHYYYNHILKQTSWSAPEPSQPPSSTDRAHSHGKEANAPPPLPEEDYPTNQCEDSHISLQLPKDFQLPQIKHAVIPRAAVDMHKDVPVGWTDSVGADGKSVFTNELTHEQWIQSKDDKGKMYYYLKDGSKSQWSLPEVCASVPPGQPISGNGIEQNAHPVLNNWRHTQFNVSQEDLKFSPSHRRIASDNVSDASSSGNSPESQHYDKRLRRWRNLSSRSTDSHSHHSSLEKAGILNKTKVAENGKRLRKNWAQSWTVLHDGILTFHKDPKFTPTGMSTKSNQIVPEYTVELKGATLSWASKEKSSKKNVLELKTRHGSEYLIQYDTDSIIHDWHKIILDTIRLLQDHNHFSEDEVEDIPEKPPLPADKERKNESSRLSSSSSIDLDQGRVRTKLRKFLQRRPTLQSVKEKGYIKENVFGCHLDTLCHRENTTVPKFMDKCIRSIEKRGLKIDGIYRVSGNLAVIQKLRYKADHEEALDLEDGQWEEIHVITGALKLFLRELPEPLFPFSFFDRFIAAIQMSDYSQKVSYIRDLVRNLPLPNHDTMEVLFRHLRKVIEHGELNRMSVQNMAIVFGPTLLRPQEESNITMHMVFQNQIVELILNEFTDLFQTK from the exons ATGACGTCCTTACACAGTCTGGGCCTGGTGCTGGTGGAGTTTGAATATGAATACGAGGGACGGGATGGTCACATGGTGTCCATTAAACCCAACGAGCGCTACATCCTCCTGGCCAAAACAAACAATCACTGGTGGCACGTTTGCAAAGATGAACGAGCCAAGCCATTTTATATCCCTGCTAAATACGTAAAGGAGCTTCCACCTCTAGACTTCAGAGAGCCTGCTGTGAAGCCTGCGGTGCCTGACCTCACAGAGGCCCGCAAATCAGATGAGGTGAAAATTAGACTTCACTCCAAAGAGAATTACCGCAAGACAGACAACCGCATGTCGACATTTGGAGTTCCTTTGGATTTACATGAGCCTCCTTCTTATAAACATGGCGGACCTTCAGACTCCCTCATTTCCCTGAACACGGTCTCTGCCTCAGACTCATCACGTCCGAAGAAGAGGATGAGTCAAGCAGCCAATCTGCTGTCCGGCTCTCGCACTGAAACGGTGCCTGAAAAGTTTCGAGTGCCCAGCTTCAGCCCAGCTGACCCCCTACATAAACCTATCCCTGTCAAACCTGTGGAGCTCCCCATCATCAAGAACCTAAATGAGACCAAGCCTCACAGGAAGTCTCCAGAGCTGGAATCCCCAATAACGCCAGAAAGTGAAAGCTCTAGCTCAGAACCACTGCCATCACCAGACTCTGAGAATATTTATGAATCCATATCGGATCTGAATCTGGACCTGTCGACACTGACAGACAAAGCAACTGCTGGATTGCCAAACGCTCAGACCAACACATCATGCTCACCTCTAACAATAAAG ACAGAGAATGACCCCACCACGGCAGTGTATGCCAACGTTACTGACCTGAAGAAGACTGTTCCTTGCCCTTCAAACTCCTCTGCCTCAACGTGCTCGTCGCCCGGCATCCCCCTCAGTCCTTCTCCAGACTCCGCCTTCCCGACCAACTCAGACGAATGGCAGGTCCATACCGACCACGACAGCGGTAAGGAGTATTACTACAACCCTGAAACAGGACAGAGCAGTTGGTCTGATACCCGAAGCCCTGAAGGTATGGAGTCCGTGTCCTTCCCCACACCTGTGTCCACCCCATCCTCTGCACACTCGCAGGGCTCTGACTGGGAGCAGCTTTTGGATGAGACCACTGggagacattattattataatcacattTTGAAGCAAACCTCTTGGAGTGCCCCAGAGCCATCGCAGCCTCCATCCTCCACAGACAGGGCACACAGTCATGGGAAGGAGGCAAACGCACCG CCACCTCTTCCAGAGGAGGACTATCCAACAAATCAATGTGAGGATTCCCATATTTCTCTTCAGCTCCCTAAGGATTTCCAGTTGCCCCAAATCAAGCACGCTGTCATCCCTAGGGCTGCTGTGGACATGCATAAAGACGTCCCCGTGGGCTGGACTGACTCTGTAGGGGCCGATGGAAAATCTGTCTTCACAAATGAACTCACACATGAACAG TGGATCCAGTCTAAGGATGACAAAGGGAAGATGTATTACTACTTAAAAGATGGGTCTAAATCTCAGTGGAGCCTTCCAGAGGTCTGT GCTTCAGTCCCGCCTGGGCAGCCAATCAGTGGAAATGGAATAGAACAAAATGCTCACCCCGTTTTGAACAACTGGAGACACACCCAGTTTAACGTATCTCAGGAAGACCTG AAATTTTCCCCCTCACACAGGCGGATCGCCTCCGACAATGTCAGTGATGCATCTAGTTCAGGGAATTCACCAGAATCACAGCATTAT GATAAAAGGTTAAGACGGTGGAGGAACCTGTCCAGTCGCAGCACAGATTCACATTCTCATCAT TCATCACTGGAGAAGGCTGGGATTCTCAACAAGACTAAAGTTGCTGAGAATGGAAAAAGGCTGAG GAAGAACTGGGCGCAGTCATGGACTGTTCTCCATGATGGCATACTCACTTTCCACAAAGACCCTAAATTTACACCCACAGGGATGTCT ACCAAGAGCAATCAGATCGTCCCAGAGTACACAGTGGAACTGAAAGGAGCGACTTTATCATGGGCGTCTAAAGAAAAGTCAAGCAAGAAGAATGTTCTAGAG CTCAAGACACGTCACGGCTCTGAGTATTTGATACAGTATGACACAGACAGCATCATACACGACTGGCACAAGATCATTCTGGACACCATCAGACTGCTG CAGGACCATAACCATTTCTCAGAGGACGAAGTGGAAGATATCCCAGAAAAACCTCCATTACCTGCAGATAAAGAAAGGAAGAATGAAT CATCAAGACTGAGTTCTTCAAGTAGCATAGACTTAGATCAGGGCCGTGTTCGCACCAAGCTGCGCAAGTTCCTCCAGCGGCGGCCCACCCTTCAGTCGGTCAAAGAGAAGGGCTACATCAAAG AGAATGTGTTTGGCTGCCACCTAGACACCCTCTGTCATCGGGAAAACACTACCGTGCCCAAGTTTATGGACAAATGCATAAGATCTATTGAGAAAAGGG GTCTGAAAATAGATGGAATCTACAGAGTGAGCGGGAACCTGGCTGTCATCCAGAAGCTGCGGTATAAAGCAGATCATG AAGAGGCTCTGGATCTGGAGGATGGCCAGTGGGAAGAGATCCATGTGATCACTGGAGCTCTGAAGCTTTTCCTACGTGAACTTCCTGAGCCTCTTTTCCCCTTCAGCTTTTTTGATAGGTTCATCGCTGCCATTC AAATGAGTGACTACAGCCAGAAAGTGTCATATATTCGAGATCTGGTGAGAAACCTGCCTTTGCCCAACCATGACACCATGGAGGTTCTCTTCAGACATCTTCGAAA GGTGATTGAACATGGTGAGCTGAACCGCATGTCTGTCCAAAATATGGCCATCGTGTTTGGCCCAACGTTGCTGAGACCACAGGAGGAGTCCAACATCACCATGCACATGGTCTTCCAGAACCAGATCGTGGAGCTGATTCTCAACGAGTTCACTGACCTCTTCCAAACCAAATGA
- the LOC113048261 gene encoding rho GTPase-activating protein 27-like isoform X3 encodes MTSLHSLGLVLVEFEYEYEGRDGHMVSIKPNERYILLAKTNNHWWHVCKDERAKPFYIPAKYVKELPPLDFREPAVKPAVPDLTEARKSDEVKIRLHSKENYRKTDNRMSTFGVPLDLHEPPSYKHGGPSDSLISLNTVSASDSSRPKKRMSQAANLLSGSRTETVPEKFRVPSFSPADPLHKPIPVKPVELPIIKNLNETKPHRKSPELESPITPESESSSSEPLPSPDSENIYESISDLNLDLSTLTDKATAGLPNAQTNTSCSPLTIKTENDPTTAVYANVTDLKKTVPCPSNSSASTCSSPGIPLSPSPDSAFPTNSDEWQVHTDHDSGKEYYYNPETGQSSWSDTRSPEGMESVSFPTPVSTPSSAHSQGSDWEQLLDETTGRHYYYNHILKQTSWSAPEPSQPPSSTDRAHSHGKEANAPPPLPEEDYPTNQCEDSHISLQLPKDFQLPQIKHAVIPRAAVDMHKDVPVGWTDSVGADGKSVFTNELTHEQWIQSKDDKGKMYYYLKDGSKSQWSLPEVCASVPPGQPISGNGIEQNAHPVLNNWRHTQFNVSQEDLQKFSPSHRRIASDNVSDASSSGNSPESQHYDKRLRRWRNLSSRSTDSHSHHSSLEKAGILNKTKVAENGKRLRKNWAQSWTVLHDGILTFHKDPKFTPTGMSTKSNQIVPEYTVELKGATLSWASKEKSSKKNVLELKTRHGSEYLIQYDTDSIIHDWHKIILDTIRLLDHNHFSEDEVEDIPEKPPLPADKERKNESSRLSSSSSIDLDQGRVRTKLRKFLQRRPTLQSVKEKGYIKENVFGCHLDTLCHRENTTVPKFMDKCIRSIEKRGLKIDGIYRVSGNLAVIQKLRYKADHEEALDLEDGQWEEIHVITGALKLFLRELPEPLFPFSFFDRFIAAIQMSDYSQKVSYIRDLVRNLPLPNHDTMEVLFRHLRKVIEHGELNRMSVQNMAIVFGPTLLRPQEESNITMHMVFQNQIVELILNEFTDLFQTK; translated from the exons ATGACGTCCTTACACAGTCTGGGCCTGGTGCTGGTGGAGTTTGAATATGAATACGAGGGACGGGATGGTCACATGGTGTCCATTAAACCCAACGAGCGCTACATCCTCCTGGCCAAAACAAACAATCACTGGTGGCACGTTTGCAAAGATGAACGAGCCAAGCCATTTTATATCCCTGCTAAATACGTAAAGGAGCTTCCACCTCTAGACTTCAGAGAGCCTGCTGTGAAGCCTGCGGTGCCTGACCTCACAGAGGCCCGCAAATCAGATGAGGTGAAAATTAGACTTCACTCCAAAGAGAATTACCGCAAGACAGACAACCGCATGTCGACATTTGGAGTTCCTTTGGATTTACATGAGCCTCCTTCTTATAAACATGGCGGACCTTCAGACTCCCTCATTTCCCTGAACACGGTCTCTGCCTCAGACTCATCACGTCCGAAGAAGAGGATGAGTCAAGCAGCCAATCTGCTGTCCGGCTCTCGCACTGAAACGGTGCCTGAAAAGTTTCGAGTGCCCAGCTTCAGCCCAGCTGACCCCCTACATAAACCTATCCCTGTCAAACCTGTGGAGCTCCCCATCATCAAGAACCTAAATGAGACCAAGCCTCACAGGAAGTCTCCAGAGCTGGAATCCCCAATAACGCCAGAAAGTGAAAGCTCTAGCTCAGAACCACTGCCATCACCAGACTCTGAGAATATTTATGAATCCATATCGGATCTGAATCTGGACCTGTCGACACTGACAGACAAAGCAACTGCTGGATTGCCAAACGCTCAGACCAACACATCATGCTCACCTCTAACAATAAAG ACAGAGAATGACCCCACCACGGCAGTGTATGCCAACGTTACTGACCTGAAGAAGACTGTTCCTTGCCCTTCAAACTCCTCTGCCTCAACGTGCTCGTCGCCCGGCATCCCCCTCAGTCCTTCTCCAGACTCCGCCTTCCCGACCAACTCAGACGAATGGCAGGTCCATACCGACCACGACAGCGGTAAGGAGTATTACTACAACCCTGAAACAGGACAGAGCAGTTGGTCTGATACCCGAAGCCCTGAAGGTATGGAGTCCGTGTCCTTCCCCACACCTGTGTCCACCCCATCCTCTGCACACTCGCAGGGCTCTGACTGGGAGCAGCTTTTGGATGAGACCACTGggagacattattattataatcacattTTGAAGCAAACCTCTTGGAGTGCCCCAGAGCCATCGCAGCCTCCATCCTCCACAGACAGGGCACACAGTCATGGGAAGGAGGCAAACGCACCG CCACCTCTTCCAGAGGAGGACTATCCAACAAATCAATGTGAGGATTCCCATATTTCTCTTCAGCTCCCTAAGGATTTCCAGTTGCCCCAAATCAAGCACGCTGTCATCCCTAGGGCTGCTGTGGACATGCATAAAGACGTCCCCGTGGGCTGGACTGACTCTGTAGGGGCCGATGGAAAATCTGTCTTCACAAATGAACTCACACATGAACAG TGGATCCAGTCTAAGGATGACAAAGGGAAGATGTATTACTACTTAAAAGATGGGTCTAAATCTCAGTGGAGCCTTCCAGAGGTCTGT GCTTCAGTCCCGCCTGGGCAGCCAATCAGTGGAAATGGAATAGAACAAAATGCTCACCCCGTTTTGAACAACTGGAGACACACCCAGTTTAACGTATCTCAGGAAGACCTG CAGAAATTTTCCCCCTCACACAGGCGGATCGCCTCCGACAATGTCAGTGATGCATCTAGTTCAGGGAATTCACCAGAATCACAGCATTAT GATAAAAGGTTAAGACGGTGGAGGAACCTGTCCAGTCGCAGCACAGATTCACATTCTCATCAT TCATCACTGGAGAAGGCTGGGATTCTCAACAAGACTAAAGTTGCTGAGAATGGAAAAAGGCTGAG GAAGAACTGGGCGCAGTCATGGACTGTTCTCCATGATGGCATACTCACTTTCCACAAAGACCCTAAATTTACACCCACAGGGATGTCT ACCAAGAGCAATCAGATCGTCCCAGAGTACACAGTGGAACTGAAAGGAGCGACTTTATCATGGGCGTCTAAAGAAAAGTCAAGCAAGAAGAATGTTCTAGAG CTCAAGACACGTCACGGCTCTGAGTATTTGATACAGTATGACACAGACAGCATCATACACGACTGGCACAAGATCATTCTGGACACCATCAGACTGCTG GACCATAACCATTTCTCAGAGGACGAAGTGGAAGATATCCCAGAAAAACCTCCATTACCTGCAGATAAAGAAAGGAAGAATGAAT CATCAAGACTGAGTTCTTCAAGTAGCATAGACTTAGATCAGGGCCGTGTTCGCACCAAGCTGCGCAAGTTCCTCCAGCGGCGGCCCACCCTTCAGTCGGTCAAAGAGAAGGGCTACATCAAAG AGAATGTGTTTGGCTGCCACCTAGACACCCTCTGTCATCGGGAAAACACTACCGTGCCCAAGTTTATGGACAAATGCATAAGATCTATTGAGAAAAGGG GTCTGAAAATAGATGGAATCTACAGAGTGAGCGGGAACCTGGCTGTCATCCAGAAGCTGCGGTATAAAGCAGATCATG AAGAGGCTCTGGATCTGGAGGATGGCCAGTGGGAAGAGATCCATGTGATCACTGGAGCTCTGAAGCTTTTCCTACGTGAACTTCCTGAGCCTCTTTTCCCCTTCAGCTTTTTTGATAGGTTCATCGCTGCCATTC AAATGAGTGACTACAGCCAGAAAGTGTCATATATTCGAGATCTGGTGAGAAACCTGCCTTTGCCCAACCATGACACCATGGAGGTTCTCTTCAGACATCTTCGAAA GGTGATTGAACATGGTGAGCTGAACCGCATGTCTGTCCAAAATATGGCCATCGTGTTTGGCCCAACGTTGCTGAGACCACAGGAGGAGTCCAACATCACCATGCACATGGTCTTCCAGAACCAGATCGTGGAGCTGATTCTCAACGAGTTCACTGACCTCTTCCAAACCAAATGA